In the genome of Pseudorca crassidens isolate mPseCra1 chromosome 12, mPseCra1.hap1, whole genome shotgun sequence, one region contains:
- the SALL3 gene encoding sal-like protein 3 isoform X4 yields the protein MSRRKQAKPQHLKSDEELPPPDGAPEHAAPGEGAEDGDSGNESRSGSEETHVCDKCCAEFFKWTDLLEHKKACTKNPLVLIVSEDEPAPPSEEFPEPSPASSPSEHTESEAAEETAPTEGGEGGEVRAPEKEDEPMEVDPSVDKSFQSPGPTHAGKPPLPQVPEPAPVAAYSMPNTNVTLETLLSTKVAVAQFSQNTRAAGAVGSSGGVAAVAIPVILEQLMALQQQQIHQLQLIEQIRSQVAMMNHQPPRPPLNPRAATGAQSAPLPTSGQLPGLAAHSALQLSAGAAPVPTAPGPATQPAAYEGPQHLAQPASGASTPHVPGGGPSGPEPGAPASSVAAPASTAPAPAVSASGAPCRPQNASTPPALGPGPLLSSAPSLPSPLLPQTSAGSVIFPNPLVSIAATASALDPLSALMKHRKGKPPNVSVFEPKANAEDPFFKHKCRFCAKVFGSDSALQIHLRSHTGERPFKCNICGNRFSTKGNLKVHFQRHKEKYPHIQMNPYPVPEYLDSVPTCSGIPYGMSLPPEKPATTWLDSKPVLPTVPTSVGMQLPPTLPGVSLGSYADSPSLTPASRSPQRPSPASSECPSLSPGLTSSEVVTAESPQPAPGGSSLPKTEPMSLPCTNARAGDVPATGQVSAASALADSSLSPGLCSPVLPAGAEQFKAKFPFGGLLDSMQTSETSKLQQLVENIDKKVTDPNQCAICHRVLSCQSALKMHYRTHTGERPFKCKICGRAFTTKGNLKTHFGVHRAKPPLRVQHSCPICQKKFTNAVVLQQHIRMHMGGQIPNTPLPEGFQDAMDAELPYDEKATDALSGYDDDVDENSLEEDAELKDTAGDPSKPLLAFSSSCPPSPPSVISSIAALENQMKMMDSVMSCPQMTALKSLENGSGESDRLSNDSSSAVGDLESRSAGSPALSESSSLQALSPGNSNSESLPSKSPGLGTQEEPPEPPLKTERQDSPPPGPENGGALDLTAPHPGRPAIKEEAPCSLLFLSRDRGPGQGTPSLGPSSAPATIKTEVNGHSKAGPLAEGPPLPAPIQVPAGPPTVMSPGLAPMLAPPPRRTPKQHNCQSCGKTFSSASALQIHERTHTGEKPFGCTICGRAFTTKGNLKVHMGTHMWNNAPARRGRRLSVENPMALLGGDALKFSEMFQKDLAARAMNVDPSFWNQYAAAITNGLAMKNNEISVIQNGGLPQLPVSLGGSALPSLGSLAAGLDKARPGSSPPIAGLDKAKSDAGAGRPFTRFIEDNKEIGIN from the exons CGGCCCCCGGGGAGGGCGCCGAGGACGGGGACAGCGGGAACGAGAGCCGGAGTGGAAGCGAGGAGACGCACGTCTGTGATAAGTGCTGCGCCGAGTTCTTCAAGTGGACGGACCTCCTGGAGCACAAGAAGGCCTGCACCAAGAACCCCCTGGTGCTGATCGTCAGCGAAGATGAGCCGGCCCCGCCCTCTGAAGAGTTTCCAGAACCTTCTCCGGCCAGCTCTCCCAGCGAGCACACGGAGAGTGAGGCTGCCGAGGAGACGGCCCCCACAGAgggcggggagggcggggaggtgagggccCCCGAGAAGGAGGACGAGCCCATGGAAGTGGACCCCTCCGTGGACAAGAGCTTCCAGAGCCCGGGCCCCACGCACGCAGGGAAGCCGCCTCTACCTCAGGTCCCCGAACCGGCCCCCGTGGCCGCCTACAGCATGCCAAACACCAACGTGACGCTGGAGACCCTCCTGAGCACCAAGGTGGCCGTGGCACAGTTCTCCCAGAACACGAGGGCTGCAGGAGCCGTGGGATCCAGCGGCGGGGTGGCGGCCGTGGCCATCCCCGTGATCCTGGAGCAGCTCATGGCCCTGCAGCAACAGCAGATCCACCAGCTGCAGCTCATCGAGCAGATCCGCAGCCAGGTGGCCATGATGAACCACCAGCCGCCGCGGCCACCGCTGAACCCCAGAGCGGCCACGGGGGCCCAGAGCGCCCCGCTGCCCACCTCCGGCCAGCTCCCAGGGCTGGCCGCGCACTCGGCCCTGCAGCTCTCAGCCGGGGCCGCCCCCGTCCCCACGGCACCCGGCCCTGCCACCCAGCCGGCCGCCTACGAGGGCCCCCAACACCTGGCCCAGCCGGCGTCCGGAGCCAGCACTCCGCACGTCCCGGGCGGGGGCCCCTCCGGCCCCGAGCCCGGCGCCCCGGCGTCCTCCGTCGCGGCCCCGGCCTCCACTGCCCCGGCCCCGGCGGTCAGCGCCTCCGGCGCCCCCTGCCGGCCGCAGAACGCTTCCACGCCCCCCGCCCTGGGGCCCGGGCCCCTCCTCAGCTCGGCGCCCAGCCTGCCAAGCCCACTTCTACCTCAGACCTCCGCCGGCAGTGTCATCTTCCCCAACCCGCTGGTCAGCATCGCAGCCACGGCCAGCGCGCTGGACCCCCTGTCGGCCCTCATGAAGCACCGCAAGGGCAAGCCCCCCAATGTGTCGGTGTTCGAGCCCAAGGCCAACGCCGAGGACCCCTTCTTCAAGCACAAGTGCAGGTTCTGTGCCAAGGTGTTTGGGAGCGACAGCGCCCTGCAGATCCACCTGCGCTCCCACACGGGCGAGCGGCCCTTCAAGTGCAACATCTGCGGCAACCGCTTCTCCACCAAGGGCAACCTGAAGGTCCACTTCCAGAGGCACAAGGAGAAGTACCCCCACATCCAGATGAACCCCTACCCCGTCCCCGAGTACCTGGACAGCGTGCCCACCTGCTCCGGGATCCCCTACGGGATGTCACTGCCCCCGGAGAAGCCGGCCACCACCTGGCTGGACAGCAAGCCCGTGCTGCCCACGGTGCCCACGTCGGTCGGGATGCagctcccgcccaccctccccgGCGTCAGCCTCGGCAGCTATGCCGActcccccagcctcacccccGCCAGCCGCTCCCCGCAGCGGCCCTCGCCGGCGTCCAGCGAGTGCCCCTCTCTGTCCCCAGGCCTGACCAGCTCCGAGGTGGTGACCGCCGAGTCCCCGCAGCCGGCACCCGGCGGGTCTTCCCTGCCCAAGACCGAGCCCATGAGCCTGCCTTGCACAAACGCCAGGGCGGGGGACGTCCCCGCCACTGGGCAGGTGTCTGCCGCGTCCGCCCTCGCGGACAGCAGCCTGTCCCCCGGCCTCTGCAGCCCAGTCCTCCCGGCCGGCGCCGAGCAGTTCAAGGCCAAGTTTCCCTTCGGAGGGCTGCTTGACTCTATGCAAACGTCCGAAACCTCCAAGCTGCAGCAGCTGGTGGAGAACATCGACAAGAAGGTGACGGACCCCAACCAGTGCGCCATCTGCCACCGCGTGCTGAGCTGCCAGAGCGCCCTGAAGATGCACTACCGGACGCACACGGGCGAGCGGCCCTTCAAGTGCAAGATCTGCGGGCGTGCCTTCACCACCAAGGGCAACCTGAAGACGCACTTCGGGGTCCACCGCGCCAAGCCGCCGCTGCGCGTGCAGCACTCCTGCCCCATCTGCCAGAAGAAATTCACCAACGCCGTGGTCCTGCAGCAGCACATTCGCATGCACATGGGGGGGCAGATCCCCAACACGCCACTGCCCGAGGGCTTCCAGGACGCCATGGACGCCGAGCTGCCCTACGACGAGAAGGCCACGGACGCCCTGAGCGGCTACGACGATGACGTGGACGAGAACTCCCTGGAGGAGGACGCCGAGCTGAAGGACACGGCTGGCGACCCATCCAAGCCGCTGCTGGCCTTCTCAAGCTCCTGCCCGCCCTCCCCGCCGTCCGTCATCTCCAGCATCGCCGCCCTGGAGAACCAGATGAAGATGATGGACTCGGTCATGAGCTGCCCCCAGATGACCGCCCTCAAGTCCCTGGAGAACGGGTCCGGGGAGAGCGACCGTCTGAGCAACGACTCCTCGTCAGCTGTGGGCGACCTGGAGAGCCGGAGCGCGGGCAGCCCGGCCCTGTCCGAGTCATCCTCCTTGCAGGCCCTGTCGCCCGGGAACAGTAACAGCGAGAGCCTGCCTTCTAAGTCCCCGGGCCTCGGCACCCAGGAGGAGCCGCCGGAGCCGCCGCTGAAGACGGAGAGGCAGGACAGCCCGCCCCCCGGGCCCGAGAACGGAGGGGCGCTGGACCTGAcggccccccaccccggccggcCGGCCATCAAGGAGGAGGCGCCCTGTAGCCTGCTGTTCCTGAGCCGAGATCGGG GTCCCGGCCAGGGCACCCCGAGCCTGGGTCCCAGCTCCGCACCCGCCACGATCAAAACGGAAGTGAATGGGCACAGCAAGGCCGGCCCCTTGGCCGAGGGCCCGCCGCTGCCGGCTCCCATCCAGGTGCCTGCGGGGCCCCCGACGGTGATGAGCCCCGGCCTCGCCCCCATGCTGGCCCCCCCGCCGCGCCGGACGCCCAAGCAGCACAACTGCCAGTCGTGCGGGAAGACCTTCTCCTCGGCCAGCGCCCTGCAGATCCACGAGCGCACCCACACCGGGGAGAAGCCCTTCGGCTGCACCATCTGCGGGAGAGCGTTCACCACCAAGGGCAACCTCAAG GTGCACATGGGCACCCACATGTGGAACAACGCCCCTGCCAGGCGCGGCCGCCGCCTGTCGGTGGAGAACCCCATGGCCCTGCTGGGTGGTGACGCCCTGAAGTTCTCCGAGATGTTCCAGAAGGATCTGGCTGCACGGGCCATGAACGTGGACCCCAGCTTTTGGAACCAGTACGCCGCAgccatcaccaacgggctggccATGAAGAACAATGAGATCTCCGTCATCCAGAACGGAGGCCTCCCCCAGCTCCCAGTAAGTCTCGGGGGAAGCGCGctcccctccctgggctccctgGCTGCCGGGCTGGACAAGGCGCGGCCTGGCAGCAGCCCGCCCATCGCAGGGCTGGACAAAGCCAAGTCGGACGCGGGAGCCGGCCGGCCGTTCACGCGGTTCATTGAGGATAACAAGGAGATCGGGATTAACTAG
- the SALL3 gene encoding sal-like protein 3 isoform X1, whose translation MSRRKQAKPQHLKSDEELPPPDGAPEHAAPGEGAEDGDSGNESRSGSEETHVCDKCCAEFFKWTDLLEHKKACTKNPLVLIVSEDEPAPPSEEFPEPSPASSPSEHTESEAAEETAPTEGGEGGEVRAPEKEDEPMEVDPSVDKSFQSPGPTHAGKPPLPQVPEPAPVAAYSMPNTNVTLETLLSTKVAVAQFSQNTRAAGAVGSSGGVAAVAIPVILEQLMALQQQQIHQLQLIEQIRSQVAMMNHQPPRPPLNPRAATGAQSAPLPTSGQLPGLAAHSALQLSAGAAPVPTAPGPATQPAAYEGPQHLAQPASGASTPHVPGGGPSGPEPGAPASSVAAPASTAPAPAVSASGAPCRPQNASTPPALGPGPLLSSAPSLPSPLLPQTSAGSVIFPNPLVSIAATASALDPLSALMKHRKGKPPNVSVFEPKANAEDPFFKHKCRFCAKVFGSDSALQIHLRSHTGERPFKCNICGNRFSTKGNLKVHFQRHKEKYPHIQMNPYPVPEYLDSVPTCSGIPYGMSLPPEKPATTWLDSKPVLPTVPTSVGMQLPPTLPGVSLGSYADSPSLTPASRSPQRPSPASSECPSLSPGLTSSEVVTAESPQPAPGGSSLPKTEPMSLPCTNARAGDVPATGQVSAASALADSSLSPGLCSPVLPAGAEQFKAKFPFGGLLDSMQTSETSKLQQLVENIDKKVTDPNQCAICHRVLSCQSALKMHYRTHTGERPFKCKICGRAFTTKGNLKTHFGVHRAKPPLRVQHSCPICQKKFTNAVVLQQHIRMHMGGQIPNTPLPEGFQDAMDAELPYDEKATDALSGYDDDVDENSLEEDAELKDTAGDPSKPLLAFSSSCPPSPPSVISSIAALENQMKMMDSVMSCPQMTALKSLENGSGESDRLSNDSSSAVGDLESRSAGSPALSESSSLQALSPGNSNSESLPSKSPGLGTQEEPPEPPLKTERQDSPPPGPENGGALDLTAPHPGRPAIKEEAPCSLLFLSRDRGKCASTACRVCAKPFACRSALQIHLRRHTKERPFVCAACGRGCSTLGNLKQHLLTHRLREPLPQLLDPSFALGPGQGTPSLGPSSAPATIKTEVNGHSKAGPLAEGPPLPAPIQVPAGPPTVMSPGLAPMLAPPPRRTPKQHNCQSCGKTFSSASALQIHERTHTGEKPFGCTICGRAFTTKGNLKVHMGTHMWNNAPARRGRRLSVENPMALLGGDALKFSEMFQKDLAARAMNVDPSFWNQYAAAITNGLAMKNNEISVIQNGGLPQLPVSLGGSALPSLGSLAAGLDKARPGSSPPIAGLDKAKSDAGAGRPFTRFIEDNKEIGIN comes from the exons CGGCCCCCGGGGAGGGCGCCGAGGACGGGGACAGCGGGAACGAGAGCCGGAGTGGAAGCGAGGAGACGCACGTCTGTGATAAGTGCTGCGCCGAGTTCTTCAAGTGGACGGACCTCCTGGAGCACAAGAAGGCCTGCACCAAGAACCCCCTGGTGCTGATCGTCAGCGAAGATGAGCCGGCCCCGCCCTCTGAAGAGTTTCCAGAACCTTCTCCGGCCAGCTCTCCCAGCGAGCACACGGAGAGTGAGGCTGCCGAGGAGACGGCCCCCACAGAgggcggggagggcggggaggtgagggccCCCGAGAAGGAGGACGAGCCCATGGAAGTGGACCCCTCCGTGGACAAGAGCTTCCAGAGCCCGGGCCCCACGCACGCAGGGAAGCCGCCTCTACCTCAGGTCCCCGAACCGGCCCCCGTGGCCGCCTACAGCATGCCAAACACCAACGTGACGCTGGAGACCCTCCTGAGCACCAAGGTGGCCGTGGCACAGTTCTCCCAGAACACGAGGGCTGCAGGAGCCGTGGGATCCAGCGGCGGGGTGGCGGCCGTGGCCATCCCCGTGATCCTGGAGCAGCTCATGGCCCTGCAGCAACAGCAGATCCACCAGCTGCAGCTCATCGAGCAGATCCGCAGCCAGGTGGCCATGATGAACCACCAGCCGCCGCGGCCACCGCTGAACCCCAGAGCGGCCACGGGGGCCCAGAGCGCCCCGCTGCCCACCTCCGGCCAGCTCCCAGGGCTGGCCGCGCACTCGGCCCTGCAGCTCTCAGCCGGGGCCGCCCCCGTCCCCACGGCACCCGGCCCTGCCACCCAGCCGGCCGCCTACGAGGGCCCCCAACACCTGGCCCAGCCGGCGTCCGGAGCCAGCACTCCGCACGTCCCGGGCGGGGGCCCCTCCGGCCCCGAGCCCGGCGCCCCGGCGTCCTCCGTCGCGGCCCCGGCCTCCACTGCCCCGGCCCCGGCGGTCAGCGCCTCCGGCGCCCCCTGCCGGCCGCAGAACGCTTCCACGCCCCCCGCCCTGGGGCCCGGGCCCCTCCTCAGCTCGGCGCCCAGCCTGCCAAGCCCACTTCTACCTCAGACCTCCGCCGGCAGTGTCATCTTCCCCAACCCGCTGGTCAGCATCGCAGCCACGGCCAGCGCGCTGGACCCCCTGTCGGCCCTCATGAAGCACCGCAAGGGCAAGCCCCCCAATGTGTCGGTGTTCGAGCCCAAGGCCAACGCCGAGGACCCCTTCTTCAAGCACAAGTGCAGGTTCTGTGCCAAGGTGTTTGGGAGCGACAGCGCCCTGCAGATCCACCTGCGCTCCCACACGGGCGAGCGGCCCTTCAAGTGCAACATCTGCGGCAACCGCTTCTCCACCAAGGGCAACCTGAAGGTCCACTTCCAGAGGCACAAGGAGAAGTACCCCCACATCCAGATGAACCCCTACCCCGTCCCCGAGTACCTGGACAGCGTGCCCACCTGCTCCGGGATCCCCTACGGGATGTCACTGCCCCCGGAGAAGCCGGCCACCACCTGGCTGGACAGCAAGCCCGTGCTGCCCACGGTGCCCACGTCGGTCGGGATGCagctcccgcccaccctccccgGCGTCAGCCTCGGCAGCTATGCCGActcccccagcctcacccccGCCAGCCGCTCCCCGCAGCGGCCCTCGCCGGCGTCCAGCGAGTGCCCCTCTCTGTCCCCAGGCCTGACCAGCTCCGAGGTGGTGACCGCCGAGTCCCCGCAGCCGGCACCCGGCGGGTCTTCCCTGCCCAAGACCGAGCCCATGAGCCTGCCTTGCACAAACGCCAGGGCGGGGGACGTCCCCGCCACTGGGCAGGTGTCTGCCGCGTCCGCCCTCGCGGACAGCAGCCTGTCCCCCGGCCTCTGCAGCCCAGTCCTCCCGGCCGGCGCCGAGCAGTTCAAGGCCAAGTTTCCCTTCGGAGGGCTGCTTGACTCTATGCAAACGTCCGAAACCTCCAAGCTGCAGCAGCTGGTGGAGAACATCGACAAGAAGGTGACGGACCCCAACCAGTGCGCCATCTGCCACCGCGTGCTGAGCTGCCAGAGCGCCCTGAAGATGCACTACCGGACGCACACGGGCGAGCGGCCCTTCAAGTGCAAGATCTGCGGGCGTGCCTTCACCACCAAGGGCAACCTGAAGACGCACTTCGGGGTCCACCGCGCCAAGCCGCCGCTGCGCGTGCAGCACTCCTGCCCCATCTGCCAGAAGAAATTCACCAACGCCGTGGTCCTGCAGCAGCACATTCGCATGCACATGGGGGGGCAGATCCCCAACACGCCACTGCCCGAGGGCTTCCAGGACGCCATGGACGCCGAGCTGCCCTACGACGAGAAGGCCACGGACGCCCTGAGCGGCTACGACGATGACGTGGACGAGAACTCCCTGGAGGAGGACGCCGAGCTGAAGGACACGGCTGGCGACCCATCCAAGCCGCTGCTGGCCTTCTCAAGCTCCTGCCCGCCCTCCCCGCCGTCCGTCATCTCCAGCATCGCCGCCCTGGAGAACCAGATGAAGATGATGGACTCGGTCATGAGCTGCCCCCAGATGACCGCCCTCAAGTCCCTGGAGAACGGGTCCGGGGAGAGCGACCGTCTGAGCAACGACTCCTCGTCAGCTGTGGGCGACCTGGAGAGCCGGAGCGCGGGCAGCCCGGCCCTGTCCGAGTCATCCTCCTTGCAGGCCCTGTCGCCCGGGAACAGTAACAGCGAGAGCCTGCCTTCTAAGTCCCCGGGCCTCGGCACCCAGGAGGAGCCGCCGGAGCCGCCGCTGAAGACGGAGAGGCAGGACAGCCCGCCCCCCGGGCCCGAGAACGGAGGGGCGCTGGACCTGAcggccccccaccccggccggcCGGCCATCAAGGAGGAGGCGCCCTGTAGCCTGCTGTTCCTGAGCCGAGATCGGGGTAAGTGTGCGAGCACCGCGTGTCGTGTCTGTGCGAAGCCTTTTGCTTGCAGGAGCGCGCTGCAGATCCACCTCCGCAGGCACACCAAGGAGCGGCCGTTCGTCTGCGCGGCCTGCGGGCGCGGCTGCTCCACCCTGGGTAACTTAAAGCAGCACTTGCTGACCCACAGGTTGCGCGAGCCGCTTCCCCAGTTGCTTGACCCCAGCTTTGCTCTAGGTCCCGGCCAGGGCACCCCGAGCCTGGGTCCCAGCTCCGCACCCGCCACGATCAAAACGGAAGTGAATGGGCACAGCAAGGCCGGCCCCTTGGCCGAGGGCCCGCCGCTGCCGGCTCCCATCCAGGTGCCTGCGGGGCCCCCGACGGTGATGAGCCCCGGCCTCGCCCCCATGCTGGCCCCCCCGCCGCGCCGGACGCCCAAGCAGCACAACTGCCAGTCGTGCGGGAAGACCTTCTCCTCGGCCAGCGCCCTGCAGATCCACGAGCGCACCCACACCGGGGAGAAGCCCTTCGGCTGCACCATCTGCGGGAGAGCGTTCACCACCAAGGGCAACCTCAAG GTGCACATGGGCACCCACATGTGGAACAACGCCCCTGCCAGGCGCGGCCGCCGCCTGTCGGTGGAGAACCCCATGGCCCTGCTGGGTGGTGACGCCCTGAAGTTCTCCGAGATGTTCCAGAAGGATCTGGCTGCACGGGCCATGAACGTGGACCCCAGCTTTTGGAACCAGTACGCCGCAgccatcaccaacgggctggccATGAAGAACAATGAGATCTCCGTCATCCAGAACGGAGGCCTCCCCCAGCTCCCAGTAAGTCTCGGGGGAAGCGCGctcccctccctgggctccctgGCTGCCGGGCTGGACAAGGCGCGGCCTGGCAGCAGCCCGCCCATCGCAGGGCTGGACAAAGCCAAGTCGGACGCGGGAGCCGGCCGGCCGTTCACGCGGTTCATTGAGGATAACAAGGAGATCGGGATTAACTAG